The genomic stretch TTCTTTGGGGCCATCGTTGAAAACATGTCCCAAATGGCTTCCGCAATTGGCACAAACGGTTTCGGTCCGTATCATCCCATGGCTGGTGTCCCTAATATATTCGATGGCGCCTTCGACAGCTTGGTCGAACGAGGGCCATCCGCAGCCACTTTCAAATTTATGCTCACTTTCGAACAATTTTGCGTTGCAGGCCTTGCAATGGTAATCGCCATTTTCAAAATGAAGGTCGAACTTTCCGGTGTAGGGGCGTTCGGTTCCTTTTTGGCGCAGTACATAATATTCTTCTGGAGAGAGTTGTTTTTTCCACTCCTCTTCGGATTTGTTCACGCTATATTTTTTGTCCATGAAAATTTTTAAGGAATTTATTTGTTGTCCGGGATAAAATCAAGGGCTGCTCCGTTAATACAATGCCTTTTTCCCGTGGTGTTGCTTGGACCATCATTAAAAACATGCCCCAAGTGCCCGCCACATACGGCACAATGCTCTTCGGTACGTGCCACACCGATTTTGTAGTCGGTATCAAAAGCGACGTTTCCTTCAATCTCTCTATCAAAGCTGGGCCAACCGGTCCCTGAATCAAACTTGTGCTCGCTTTTAAAAACAGGGGTCCCGCACCCTGCACATACGTAGGTCCCTTTTTCCTTGATGTCCAACAAGTCGCTCGAAAATGCGTTCTCCGTGGCTTCTTTGCGCAAAACGTAATACTCCATTTCGGTAAGCTCCGCCCGCCATTCCGCATCGGTTTTGTTGACTTTGAATGCAGTTTCTTTAGTATTTTCTTTTTTTTCTTCCTGAGACGTTCCCTTGCATCCCATAAAGATGACGAGAACAATCAATAGCAATCTTTTTCCCATGAATTGTTTTTTATGTGTTTGGACGCAGTTTGGTTCCGTTCCTTTCAAAATAAATCAAAAAAAAGTCCCATTGATTATCAATGAGACTTAATATACTCTTTTTTATCGAAACTAATTAATGTTCAATTTCATGACTTCTCCTTCGCCAATTTGGAGTTTTGACATTACGTTGTCGATGTTGGCAGGATCAAAATCTGGCGATTCTGCAAACTCGCTGGGCACAAAAACAATTCGGAACAATTGATCATCGGTGAAGTCGGTGCTCAAGGTGGATAAATCAAAATTGCCGTCAATAAATAGTTCAACATCCACAAAAGTGTGGGCGAAAACGTATTGCATGGTGCCTTCGGGCAAGAAATAATTCTGAGGCAGTTGTGTCCAGGCATCGGCAGTGGACCCGTCGCTAAGATCGATAACGCCATCGTGTCTGTATACCAAAACGGCGTCCGATTCAAAAACTTCGAAATTGGTCACGTCCGAAAAAGTGATCAAGGTGGAAAAAAGATTGTCTTCGGCGATATAATCAAAGTTAACGCCCTCGACTTCTACCACTTGCCCTTGGATGCCCGGTGCTCCTTGAGGTCCTTGTGCTCCATCAAGCCCATCGAAACCTGGAGGGCCTTGTGGTCCTTCGCAAGCTGCGAGGACAAAAACGATTACTGCGCCTAAAATTGTACTAAATTTATTCATGATTTTTGGATTTTGAATTTGTGTTCGTTTTAACTCTTGTTGCAATAAAATCAAAAAGCGTTCCATTTTTAAAAAAATGTTGTTTCTAATATCAAACCTGTCGGGATAATCGTATTCCTGCCCAAAGATGCTTATTATTGTATAGTACTAAACCCGCATATATGTCCAAGGTAGTTGCCCATAGTTTTT from Flagellimonas oceani encodes the following:
- the msrB gene encoding peptide-methionine (R)-S-oxide reductase MsrB, translating into MDKKYSVNKSEEEWKKQLSPEEYYVLRQKGTERPYTGKFDLHFENGDYHCKACNAKLFESEHKFESGCGWPSFDQAVEGAIEYIRDTSHGMIRTETVCANCGSHLGHVFNDGPKETTGQRYCINSVSIDFDAEE
- the msrB gene encoding peptide-methionine (R)-S-oxide reductase MsrB, coding for MGKRLLLIVLVIFMGCKGTSQEEKKENTKETAFKVNKTDAEWRAELTEMEYYVLRKEATENAFSSDLLDIKEKGTYVCAGCGTPVFKSEHKFDSGTGWPSFDREIEGNVAFDTDYKIGVARTEEHCAVCGGHLGHVFNDGPSNTTGKRHCINGAALDFIPDNK
- a CDS encoding collagen-like triple helix repeat-containing protein, with the translated sequence MNKFSTILGAVIVFVLAACEGPQGPPGFDGLDGAQGPQGAPGIQGQVVEVEGVNFDYIAEDNLFSTLITFSDVTNFEVFESDAVLVYRHDGVIDLSDGSTADAWTQLPQNYFLPEGTMQYVFAHTFVDVELFIDGNFDLSTLSTDFTDDQLFRIVFVPSEFAESPDFDPANIDNVMSKLQIGEGEVMKLNIN